In Rattus rattus isolate New Zealand unplaced genomic scaffold, Rrattus_CSIRO_v1 PGA_scaffold_45, whole genome shotgun sequence, the sequence agaaattaaagattttttcgattttcttgtttttggggtttttttggcaGGCTTAACAACTTCCTCAATCAATTCTTCCTGCTTATCATCTTGTTTAATTTCCTCctgtttagattctgtttttACTGATTGTGGCTGTGATTCTGAAAAATTCGAAACACTTTCGGGATCTGATTTGTAAGTTTGTTTAATTGGTAAAGATTTTGTTGGAACATCAGAAATTCGTTCAATTAAATGAAATAGAGTTATTTGTGCTCAAACAAGAGGTTTTTGTTTATTAGAAAAACGATTTAAACAAGCCTTTTCTAAAACATCTAAACAAGATAAAAAATCAATTCCCCTATTCATAAAAGGAGCTATTTCTGAATCTATAAGTTTTGAAAGTATGTTGGTATTTAAAGTTTGCTCAAACAAATACAAATCCACAAAACAATCCATCATTTCtgtaaaaaagtgaaataaatttttttctaacgCAGCAAATCTGGTCAGGGCTTCATTTGCAGAAGACAAATCCTTATTTAAAACAAACGAAATAAATTCAAGAACATCTTTCTTATTTGCTAATGCAAAAACCCTTTCCAAATCTGAATTTTGAATTAATCCATCgctttttaaaaatgcctgtTCAAGTAAAGTAAGACACTCTCTTGCAGATCCATTTGAAAGTAAAGCTAAAGAAGATTTAGCATCATCTGTaattgctcttccttcttctgaaaCCACTCGATCTAGAAGAGTATGCAAATCAGAATtagataattttgaaaaattacatttttgacATCTAGAAATGATGGTTGGGGGTATTCTTTGAATATTTGttgttacaaaaataaaaaatatattttcagaatgaGGTTCCTCAATTGTCTTAAGCAAAGCATTCCAAGCTGCATGACTTAAATTATGAGCTTCATCCACTATATAAACCTTATTCTTAAGGTTTGTTGCCATATAACGGGAGTGTCTTATAAGCTCCCTCATATGATCTACTCCACTATTAGAAGCCGCATCAATTTCATACATATCTGGACTATTTTTGTCCACAGAAATACAGTACTCACAAGAATTACATACATCTCCTAATTCTTTAAATTTATCGCAGTTCCAAGCTTTTGCTAATATTCGTGCAAGAGAAGTTTTTCCAAGCCCATTTgaaccataaaaaataaaagcttgaataagtttttcttgtttaaaaatttgcaaaataagatttattgttgtttgttggCCTACTATTTCAGAAAAACTCTTAGGCCTATATTTGTTGTAAAGatttaattgtttatttgtgttttccaaagcCTATAAAGATTTTCCTAAATAAAGGAATCCTTCTCTGATAATAAGTGGATCTATAGAAATCATTCTTTTCTTGCTCTCGTCATACTCTAGCACAACTGAACATAATTGGACTGGTCCTGGTTGAACTTCAAGAGCACATCTATATGTAGGATCAAAAAATCGTTTCACTATTGGATCTCTAAGTCCGCCAATAATCCCTGTAGATGGACCCGTCATGCCTACATCACAAATAAAAGCAGTATGTTCTTCTGTAATACAAGCATCATTAGTaggaacatgtgtatgtgttcccAATATTGCATCTACTTGACCATTAAAAGCTCATAAAAAACCATATTTCTCAGAAGTAGTTTCCGCATGTAAATCTACTATATGTATGTCTGGTTTTTGTATTGAATGCAATAAATTTCTCATAGCTGTAAATGCATTTGTTTGCATACCCTTAAAGTTCACACTACTTCCAATTATGTTTGTCACTCTGATTcgtaaattattaaatataaattctcTACTCCCTTTTCCgtgagaaaaaaaaggaaaagattctgaaatatttaaaggtcttactatattttccttttcatccaaAACAGTAAGAACTTCTTGTTTTGCTCAAGTATGGTTTCCCATAGTCATAAAATCCACTCCATAGGAAAAGATTTGGGAATATATCTTCGGAGTTAAACCCTTTCCATGAGCGGAATTTTCCACATTTGCAATAACCAAATCTATGGAATGTTTTTGCTTTATGGAAGCTAGATTTGTCTCCAGAATCTTACGTCCTGAAGAACCAAATATATCTcctataaataatattttcattcctaAAGCTTAATCTTTATCGTTTTTAGGGAGAATGGCTTCTATTTTTGAATCCGCTCTTGAAAATTTAGTAaatctctttttatcttttatgtcCAATTCTACAAACCTTACATAATCTCCATTCTTAgctccatttaaattttttctgtgaACGAAATGAGAAGATTTCTTGTATTCCTTCTCGTGTTTTTTAATAGTTATGTATCCATTCCCTGTAACTGGATCAATCTCAAGATATCCTTCTCCAGTTACATTTGTTTCTGGATAATCAAGATAATCGATAAAgtacttttcaaatttatttttacctaCAGAAGCATCTCTAATAAGTTCCTCTAATTCTGAGCAAAACTCTTTTCTACTTATaaaaaattctgaatatttatttgcCCTTATATCTTGACAAGTTTTATGTAGCAAAATTTGCAAGAGTATAGGACGAGTCtcgttttttaaaactttaagaattgatttttttatatctgCGGATGTAACTTCTGTCATATATCATGCAAAGTTTTAAATCACTTTACACAGAAATAACCGGTCTAGGAAGAACAGCTTTTATAACTGCATCCTTAAaagcaagattttcttttttaggatGTGTTATTTCTAATTCTTGAAATTTCACATAATCTCCACACTTAgctccatttaaattttttctatgaaCGAAATGGGAGGGATTTTTATATTCTCTGAAATTTCTTTTAACAGTTATAAATCCATGTCCGGTCATACAATTTATTTCTAGATAACCTTCCCCAGTTACATCTGTTTCTGGATAATCAAGATAGTCGATAAAGTATTTTGTATATCTATTTCTTCCTACCCAGCTTTTAGATACAAGAAAAGACAACTGATCTTGAAAATCCTTTTGGCTTATATATCTAGATGGATATATCTTTTGCATACTTCTAAAAACTTTAAACATAAGTATGCTGGAAGTCATGGGTTTATCATCCCCCATAAGAGTTTCCATAATGGCGTTCCGTAAGTCCTCAAGTAACTTAAGGTCTTTGGAATTATTTATTGTCACCTCCGTCTACCGTAGAGTCCACAACTTCCGCCTCTTTAATATCTTCTCCCTCGGATTTAGAATCTCCTTTAGCATTCATATATTGAGCCATTTGTTGACTTAACTTTTTAATAGCATCCATTTTGGATTTAAGTTCAtcaattttttcctcttttatcaaGGTTTTGAATTCTTCAACTGTAGACTCAGCATCTTTTCTCTGTTCTGcagtcatttctttgttttctgccaaTTGTTTTTCAATCATTGAAATCCAAGAACTTGCTTCATTTTTAACCTCTATAGCTTCTTTTGCTTTCTGGTCCTTCTCTGAATTTTCCTCTGATTCCTTaataattctttggatttcctcatcTGTTAGACCAGAAGATTGGTTAATTGTTATGGAATTTACCTTACCTGTACCTTTATCCTCTGCTTTAACTTTCAAGATACCATTTGCATCTATGGAGAAAGTAACCTGAATTTGAGGAACACCTCGTGGAGCAGGAGCAATTCCATCCAATTGGAACACacctaaagttttattttgattggcCATCGGTCGTTCCCCTTGAACCACGTGAATATCCACAGAAGGTTGATTATCTGCAGCTGTAGAAAAAATTTGAGTTTTTTCTACAGGAACAGTTGTATTTCTTTTGATTAAAGGTGTTGCAATCCCGCCTTGTGTTTCAATACTTAGAGTTAAAGGGGTAACATCAAGAAGCAATATATCTTTTATATCTCCAGCAAGAATAGCCCCTTGAACAGAAGCTCCAAGAGCAACTACCTCATCAGGGTTAATAGAAAGATTAGGATTTTTTCCTGAAAGCCTTTTCACAAGCTCTTGTACTGCAGGCATTTTTGTGGACCCACCAACAAGAAGTACTTGATCAATATCTGAAGCAGATAATTTTGATTCTTTAAGAGCATCCAAGAAAGGTTTTTCTGTTCtcgccagaagttcttttgttagAGATTCAAACTGTATTCTCGTAACAGTTTTATCCACATTTAAAGGCTGTCCATTTACCAtggataagaaaggaagaagaatttgtgtttgacttacagaagaaagTTCAATCTTTGCTTTTTCAGCAGCATCCTTAATTCTTTGTAAGGCAAGAGAATCCCTAGTTAAGTCAATACCATGTTCATCCTTAATCTCCTTAAGCAATCAATCCATAAGAGCTTGATCTCAATCATCACCACCCAAATGATTATCTCCTGAAGTAGCTAAAACCTCAAAAGTACCATCAGACATATCAAGAACAGATACATCAAAAGTACCTCCACCTAAGTCATAAACAAGAATTTTTTGCTCCTTATCTGAATTATTAATACCGTAAGCTAAGGCAGCAGCAGTAGGCTCATTTACAATTCGTACAACCTCAAGACCAGCAATTGTTCCAGCATTTTTTGTTGCTTGTCTTTCTGAATCATTGAAGTAAGCAGGAACGGTAATAACAGCTTTTTGTACAGTTTGACCCAGCTTATCTTCTGCATATTTCTTAATATGTTTAAGAATGTAGGCAGAAATTTCTTCAGGAGTAAACTCTTTTCCTCTTGCACTAACCTTTTTACCTGTACCAATAAGTCTCTTAATAGAAACAATAGTGTCTTTATTTGTCACCATTTGTCTCTTAGCACTATCACCTACAACTATTTCATCTCCTTTAAAAGCTACTACAGAAGGAATTGTCCTTTTTCCGTCATTAGTTTCAAGAATTTTTGGACTTCCATTTTCTACAACTGCTACACAAGAGTTAGTTGTACCTAAATCAATACCAATTATTATTTCCTTTGccatatgtaatttaaaaagttaaaaatttactTAGAAAATTATAACACAATTTTAGCAACAAAAATTTATACTGCTAAGAATGAATTCTCAGAAAACTTTAGAAACAATTAGAAAACGAGTAAGTTCCGACTATGAAGACTATTCAATAATAAAGTATTTGAAGATATTGCAACCAACTTGAACCAAAGTATTTGCAATGAAAATGATAAGAACTAAAAATGTTCTTATAaattcagaaaaaacaaacatagaTTACAAATTAAAAGCGGGTGACCTTATAGAGCTATATGGGTCCAAAACAATTCCAAAAGAACAAGatctaaatcttaaaaaactaaaaccactAAATATCTTGTTTGAGAATGAACATTTAATTGTTgtagataaagaagaaaaaatctcTGTTCAAACAGACGAGAAAAATCACTTTAACAACATGAATAATCGATTACTTAATCATTTGAATTGAGTACCTTCAGAAGATTCTTGGAAACCTGTATTTGTACACAGACTGGATTACAACACAACGGGATTACTTATAGGGGCAAAAACATACAAAGCTTTTTTAGAAATcacaaaagcattaaaaaatcaacaaattcaCAAATACTATAAAGCTCTAGTTCATGGTTTAGTGTCATTTAAACAAATAACCTTAAATCTAAATCTACTTAAACAAGATAACAAAACCAAAGTTGTTCCCAAAGGAACAATTGGATCTAAAGAATCAATCACCGAAATTGTCTTG encodes:
- the LOC116889653 gene encoding LOW QUALITY PROTEIN: chaperone protein DnaK-like (The sequence of the model RefSeq protein was modified relative to this genomic sequence to represent the inferred CDS: substituted 2 bases at 2 genomic stop codons), which encodes MAKEIIIGIDLGTTNSCVAVVENGSPKILETNDGKRTIPSVVAFKGDEIVVGDSAKRQMVTNKDTIVSIKRLIGTGKKVSARGKEFTPEEISAYILKHIKKYAEDKLGQTVQKAVITVPAYFNDSERQATKNAGTIAGLEVVRIVNEPTAAALAYGINNSDKEQKILVYDLGGGTFDVSVLDMSDGTFEVLATSGDNHLGGDDXDQALMDXLLKEIKDEHGIDLTRDSLALQRIKDAAEKAKIELSSVSQTQILLPFLSMVNGQPLNVDKTVTRIQFESLTKELLARTEKPFLDALKESKLSASDIDQVLLVGGSTKMPAVQELVKRLSGKNPNLSINPDEVVALGASVQGAILAGDIKDILLLDVTPLTLSIETQGGIATPLIKRNTTVPVEKTQIFSTAADNQPSVDIHVVQGERPMANQNKTLGVFQLDGIAPAPRGVPQIQVTFSIDANGILKVKAEDKGTGKVNSITINQSSGLTDEEIQRIIKESEENSEKDQKAKEAIEVKNEASSWISMIEKQLAENKEMTAEQRKDAESTVEEFKTLIKEEKIDELKSKMDAIKKLSQQMAQYMNAKGDSKSEGEDIKEAEVVDSTVDGGYIEIETPILENTYGGANAIPFVTRYEALKQDFFLRIATEIPLKKAAIAGFSKVFEIGKVFRNEGIDSTHNPEFTSIEIYTANLNLSETMDLTENIFKRLSLSLAIQEVMIDDTQVQFAVPFNRVSMAELVSKRVGVDFYAENVSLEQALKIAADYEIDLQPFEKTVGHIFQKLFDELISDSLKEPTFVYGFHKDVSPLAKEDPENHNFTLRYELYIGGMEFSNGFAELNDPDDQRNRFEKQQEERKEGNKEAFGVDEDFLFALQYGLPPTGGIGIDGYSEEQVVEIINLVKNYGFKFQSYMAIKKFYDSYALKTDDKSFGFSCLKNLKLATTAQLLRNYKQKLFPIPK